A genomic segment from Gammaproteobacteria bacterium encodes:
- a CDS encoding VWA domain-containing protein has product MKRRNRELSVFGMSSLDLFASALGAFILISVIIFPYITGASQTTAPTASPPPPQVVAAAPTTEAPACPVCPSLASITAPEPLSCPVCPTVPATEPMECPVQAPLQCPICPTPDPSAEALVCPAAPPAMYQFPHLDLIIVLDVTSSMGRQVASLKTEVGQLSDLLSQLSPSLGIGMVAFGDRSWERPLTIFPLRQISGPTLNRAAFRGFVNGLNVMMGLGGGMNLDPQEAFLQALTEATRMPARPEAQRRVIVMVTDYPAYPEEVNASIATAANVAQQSGHQVSTVYINTTGAPNAEAEAFLQSVAAAGGGQYVRDVGGSLTVNLLLSLL; this is encoded by the coding sequence ATGAAACGACGGAATCGGGAACTCAGCGTCTTCGGAATGTCGTCCCTCGACCTGTTTGCGTCGGCGCTCGGCGCCTTCATTCTCATTTCGGTCATCATCTTCCCCTACATCACCGGCGCTTCGCAGACGACTGCGCCCACCGCCTCGCCGCCGCCGCCCCAGGTGGTCGCCGCGGCCCCGACAACCGAGGCGCCGGCGTGCCCCGTTTGCCCCTCCCTGGCGTCGATCACGGCCCCCGAGCCGCTGTCGTGTCCGGTTTGCCCGACGGTACCGGCCACGGAGCCGATGGAGTGCCCGGTTCAGGCTCCCCTGCAGTGTCCGATCTGTCCGACGCCGGACCCATCGGCCGAGGCGCTCGTGTGCCCGGCGGCTCCACCCGCCATGTACCAGTTTCCCCACCTGGACCTGATCATCGTGTTGGACGTGACCAGCAGCATGGGTCGGCAGGTGGCGTCGCTCAAGACGGAGGTCGGACAGTTGAGCGACCTGCTGAGCCAGCTATCGCCCAGCCTGGGCATCGGCATGGTCGCCTTCGGAGACAGGTCCTGGGAGCGGCCGCTGACCATCTTTCCGCTGCGCCAGATCTCTGGACCGACGCTCAATCGAGCCGCGTTTCGCGGCTTCGTGAACGGTCTCAACGTGATGATGGGCCTGGGAGGCGGGATGAACCTCGATCCCCAGGAAGCCTTCTTGCAGGCGCTCACGGAGGCGACCCGGATGCCGGCACGGCCGGAGGCTCAGCGCCGCGTGATCGTCATGGTGACGGACTACCCGGCCTACCCGGAAGAAGTCAACGCGTCCATCGCGACCGCGGCCAACGTCGCCCAACAGAGCGGCCACCAGGTCTCGACCGTCTATATCAACACCACGGGCGCGCCGAATGCCGAGGCGGAAGCGTTTCTGCAGAGCGTGGCCGCGGCAGGCGGAGGGCAGTACGTGCGGGACGTGGGGGGATCGCTGACAGTGAATCTGCTGCTGTCGCTGCTGTAG
- a CDS encoding SH3 domain-containing protein: MSRLPVTLRYPMCRTILTLAILLAAAAPLQSQQVRTVADDTAIRLDPDPESPVIATLPAGTDLNWVGESGGWYTVSFTGPGGEDLLGYVLSGEVQVLGEPPSSVTPPPGAPAPLLPGGIPSSGQLAGIPDVELQYENERNRRSSGLKKIIWGIALIGASRAALDMIPALQVPEPEDYATADEYQSALDRRDNAETGRSVVSGLGGALIGWGAIEFGWGWRRMSILEVDLPRQGEAPLEQQYAEANERRMSGRSKFFWGVFLIGSSYAAVEYIPALGVPDPEEYDDPDEYQSALDRRDRVETIQQWTMLGAGALGAWGGVQWVRGARRMTQIEATARMASLDVPWASRDSGLTPELFVGRDRGGRTNVGLQWTW; this comes from the coding sequence ATGTCCCGTCTACCCGTGACCCTTCGCTATCCTATGTGCCGGACAATCCTCACGTTGGCCATCCTGCTGGCCGCAGCCGCCCCGTTACAGTCCCAGCAGGTTCGTACCGTCGCCGATGACACCGCGATTCGACTGGATCCCGATCCCGAGAGCCCGGTCATCGCCACGCTGCCCGCCGGCACGGACCTGAACTGGGTGGGCGAGTCGGGCGGGTGGTACACCGTGTCCTTCACCGGACCGGGAGGGGAGGACCTCCTCGGCTACGTATTGTCCGGCGAGGTCCAGGTGTTGGGCGAGCCGCCGAGTTCCGTGACCCCGCCGCCGGGAGCGCCCGCCCCCCTCCTGCCCGGGGGGATCCCGTCTTCCGGGCAGCTTGCCGGGATTCCCGACGTGGAGCTGCAATACGAAAACGAACGCAATCGCCGATCGTCGGGCCTGAAGAAGATCATCTGGGGAATCGCCCTGATCGGCGCGTCCCGGGCGGCCCTGGACATGATTCCCGCGCTCCAGGTTCCGGAGCCCGAAGACTATGCCACCGCCGACGAGTATCAGTCGGCGCTGGATCGGCGGGACAACGCAGAGACGGGGCGCAGCGTGGTCAGCGGGCTGGGTGGCGCCTTGATCGGATGGGGGGCCATCGAGTTCGGCTGGGGCTGGCGCCGGATGTCCATCCTCGAGGTCGACCTGCCGCGGCAGGGGGAAGCTCCGCTCGAGCAACAGTACGCCGAGGCGAACGAAAGGCGGATGTCGGGGCGCAGCAAGTTTTTCTGGGGCGTCTTTCTGATCGGCTCCTCCTACGCGGCGGTCGAGTACATCCCCGCCCTCGGCGTTCCGGACCCGGAGGAGTATGACGACCCCGACGAATACCAGAGCGCTCTGGACCGGCGGGACCGGGTCGAGACCATTCAGCAGTGGACCATGCTGGGTGCCGGGGCGTTGGGAGCGTGGGGTGGTGTCCAATGGGTGAGGGGGGCGCGCCGCATGACTCAGATCGAAGCCACCGCGCGCATGGCGTCGCTGGACGTACCATGGGCCTCTCGCGACAGCGGCCTGACCCCCGAACTCTTCGTGGGCCGGGACCGGGGCGGACGCACCAATGTGGGACTTCAGTGGACATGGTAG
- a CDS encoding response regulator, with amino-acid sequence MNDVNELRRRNRELRDRFVRLSSAVLRINSSLDLANVLQEVVDSARALTAARLGVITTVDKQGQLRDFLTSGFALDKQRTMTAWPDGLRLFEHLRDHLEPFRLSDFPGHLRSRGFHPTPWIPRTIQGAPMHHRGEHLGHFFLGEKRNGEAFTAEDEEILTLFASQAATAIANARTHRDVERARADLEALVETTPVGVAVFDAKTGRVMSLNREAQRIGEQIRTPGCPPEQLLEVMTCRHADGREYSLAELPLARQLEGARTTRAEEIELSVPDGRSVRTLVNATPIHSESGEVVSVVVTLQDLAPLDELERQRADFLSMVSHELRAPLTSIKGSAATVLEASPVPSRAEMLQFFRLINGQANHMRGLIANLLDAGSIEAGTLTVAPEPSNVASLVDQARTTFLSGGGRHPVLIDLPPDLPRAMADPERIVQVLINLFANAGRYAPESSPIRVEAARDGTHLSVSVSDEGRGIAPERLPHLFQKRVGLAGGTGLGLAICKGIVEAHGGRIRAESGGPGMGARFTFTLPVAGDATADSRDSYRRPASERHESTRVLVVDDDPLMLRFVRDGLATAGYAAVMTGDPQELSHLILTEQPDLVLLDLILPGTDGIELMERTSELADLPVIFISGYRRDETIAKALELGAADYIVKPFSPTELVARVRAALRRQAQPTPFVLDQLNIEYDQRRVTMAGREVKLTATEYELLRVLSRNAGRVVTYNRLLRQVWGRRGGGNPGPVRTFAKKLRQKLGDDAANPTYILTERGVGYRMGG; translated from the coding sequence GTGAATGATGTCAACGAACTCAGACGCCGGAACAGGGAATTGCGGGACCGGTTCGTTCGGCTCAGCAGTGCCGTCCTGCGCATCAACTCAAGCCTCGACCTGGCCAACGTGCTGCAGGAGGTCGTCGACAGCGCCCGCGCGCTGACCGCCGCGCGCCTGGGCGTAATCACGACGGTCGACAAGCAGGGGCAGCTTCGGGACTTCCTGACCTCCGGCTTCGCTCTCGACAAGCAGAGGACGATGACGGCGTGGCCCGATGGGCTGCGGCTCTTCGAGCATCTTCGGGACCATCTGGAGCCATTTCGGCTTTCCGACTTCCCCGGTCACCTCCGGTCGCGCGGTTTCCACCCGACGCCGTGGATTCCGAGGACGATTCAGGGAGCGCCGATGCACCACCGGGGCGAGCATCTCGGTCACTTCTTCCTCGGGGAGAAGAGAAACGGCGAGGCGTTCACGGCCGAAGACGAGGAGATTCTCACCCTCTTCGCCTCGCAGGCGGCCACGGCGATCGCGAATGCCCGCACCCACCGCGATGTCGAGCGGGCCCGCGCCGACCTGGAGGCCCTGGTGGAAACCACGCCGGTGGGCGTGGCGGTGTTCGACGCAAAGACGGGGCGTGTGATGTCGCTGAACCGGGAAGCGCAGCGGATCGGCGAGCAGATCCGCACCCCGGGCTGTCCGCCGGAGCAGCTCCTGGAGGTGATGACGTGCCGGCACGCCGACGGGCGGGAGTACTCGCTCGCGGAGCTCCCGCTGGCCCGGCAGCTCGAGGGCGCCAGGACGACGCGCGCCGAAGAGATCGAGCTTTCAGTGCCCGACGGCCGGAGCGTGCGGACGCTCGTCAACGCGACCCCGATCCATTCCGAGTCGGGGGAGGTCGTCTCGGTCGTGGTCACGTTGCAGGATCTGGCGCCGCTCGACGAACTGGAGCGGCAGCGGGCGGACTTCCTCAGCATGGTGAGCCACGAGCTCCGCGCCCCGCTCACCTCCATCAAGGGTTCGGCCGCAACCGTGCTCGAGGCCTCTCCGGTCCCGTCCCGGGCCGAGATGCTGCAGTTCTTCCGCCTCATCAACGGCCAGGCCAACCACATGAGGGGCCTCATCGCGAACCTGCTGGACGCGGGAAGCATCGAGGCAGGCACGCTCACCGTAGCACCCGAGCCCTCCAACGTGGCCTCGCTCGTGGATCAGGCCCGGACCACCTTCTTGAGCGGTGGAGGCCGGCACCCGGTCCTCATCGACCTTCCGCCGGACCTTCCGCGGGCGATGGCCGACCCCGAGCGCATCGTACAGGTGCTCATCAATCTCTTCGCCAACGCGGGGCGGTACGCCCCGGAGTCGTCGCCGATCCGGGTGGAGGCGGCGCGCGACGGCACGCACCTCTCGGTATCGGTCTCGGACGAGGGACGGGGGATCGCGCCCGAGCGGCTCCCGCACCTCTTCCAGAAGCGCGTCGGCCTTGCCGGAGGCACCGGGCTGGGGCTGGCGATCTGCAAAGGCATCGTGGAAGCACATGGCGGACGGATTCGCGCCGAAAGCGGAGGCCCGGGCATGGGCGCGCGCTTCACCTTCACCCTCCCGGTGGCCGGGGACGCGACGGCCGATTCCCGAGACAGCTACAGGCGGCCGGCCTCCGAGCGACACGAGTCCACGCGCGTACTCGTGGTCGACGACGACCCGCTGATGCTGCGCTTCGTCCGCGACGGTCTGGCAACGGCCGGCTACGCCGCGGTGATGACGGGCGACCCGCAGGAGCTGTCGCACCTGATCCTGACCGAGCAGCCCGACCTTGTGCTTCTCGACCTGATCCTTCCCGGCACGGACGGCATCGAATTGATGGAGCGGACCTCGGAGCTCGCCGACCTGCCGGTCATCTTCATCTCCGGCTACCGCAGGGACGAGACCATCGCGAAGGCGCTTGAACTCGGGGCGGCCGACTACATCGTCAAGCCCTTTTCGCCGACGGAACTCGTGGCCAGGGTCCGGGCGGCGCTGCGCCGGCAGGCCCAGCCCACGCCCTTCGTACTGGACCAACTCAACATCGAATACGACCAGCGCCGGGTCACCATGGCAGGCCGCGAGGTCAAGCTGACCGCGACGGAGTACGAGCTGCTGCGCGTGCTGTCGCGCAACGCCGGGCGAGTGGTCACCTACAACCGGCTGCTGCGCCAGGTGTGGGGCCGGCGCGGCGGGGGCAACCCGGGCCCGGTGCGCACCTTTGCGAAGAAGCTCCGCCAGAAACTCGGCGACGACGCGGCCAACCCGACCTACATCCTGACCGAGCGCGGGGTCGGCTACCGCATGGGCGGCTAG
- a CDS encoding MotA/TolQ/ExbB proton channel family protein encodes MSAEIGPNAKADDRIPFRAVAFFGSLMAGIVLVGVLSYVFPAGDDSVAADLLIDRNTNIFPYPFTIQNIMWLAFCVAAGELVVRHLAGQRERNQMLLGLLPEEDNTVLRQADLAPILRRVHQSDPERRHVLQRLLTGALLQFRSSGSIDQVHSTINLSLELYQHEVEMRYNMLRYVVWLIPTLGFMGTVLGIAFAMRSAGIMFAGAGITGVGMGPEMMQQITGDLGVAFYTTLLALLQSAVLMFALHVLQEREEGALNQVGQYCLLNLVTRLREEGRT; translated from the coding sequence ATGAGCGCCGAGATCGGGCCGAACGCAAAGGCCGATGACCGCATTCCGTTTCGGGCCGTCGCGTTCTTCGGTTCCCTCATGGCGGGCATCGTACTCGTGGGGGTGCTCTCCTACGTGTTTCCGGCGGGAGACGACAGCGTCGCCGCCGACCTGCTGATCGACCGCAACACCAACATCTTCCCGTATCCGTTCACCATCCAGAACATCATGTGGCTCGCCTTCTGCGTTGCGGCCGGCGAGCTGGTGGTCCGTCACCTGGCGGGGCAACGGGAGCGAAATCAGATGTTGCTCGGATTGCTGCCGGAGGAGGACAACACGGTCCTTCGGCAGGCCGACCTGGCTCCGATTCTGCGGCGGGTGCACCAGTCCGACCCGGAACGCCGGCACGTACTCCAGCGGCTGCTGACGGGCGCGCTTCTTCAGTTCCGAAGCAGCGGTTCCATCGATCAGGTGCATTCGACCATCAACCTGTCGCTCGAGCTGTACCAGCACGAGGTCGAGATGCGGTACAACATGCTCCGCTACGTCGTCTGGCTCATTCCGACGCTCGGGTTCATGGGCACGGTGCTGGGGATCGCGTTCGCCATGCGTTCGGCGGGGATCATGTTCGCGGGGGCAGGCATCACCGGGGTCGGAATGGGGCCCGAGATGATGCAGCAGATCACCGGCGATCTGGGGGTGGCCTTCTACACGACGCTGCTCGCCCTCCTTCAGTCGGCGGTGCTGATGTTCGCGTTGCATGTGTTACAGGAGCGCGAGGAAGGCGCGCTCAACCAGGTGGGCCAGTACTGCCTGCTCAACCTGGTCACGCGGTTGCGGGAAGAAGGGAGGACATAG
- a CDS encoding cytochrome P450: MLVDCEVNGSPLRKRDNVVALTGATNRDPEVFENPDRLDLGRDPRAHLSFGSGIHYCLGAPLARLQGRIAIEMLLERFRSIRLLGDRPRYRPSVILRGPESLQVRCLRA; encoded by the coding sequence GTGCTCGTCGACTGCGAGGTAAACGGCTCTCCGTTGCGGAAGCGCGACAACGTCGTCGCTCTTACGGGGGCCACCAACCGGGATCCGGAAGTGTTCGAGAATCCGGACCGGCTCGACCTCGGGCGCGACCCGCGCGCCCACCTGTCGTTCGGGAGCGGGATTCACTACTGCCTGGGCGCTCCGCTCGCCCGCCTGCAGGGGCGCATCGCAATCGAGATGCTGCTCGAGCGGTTCCGGTCGATCCGCCTGCTTGGGGACCGTCCGCGTTATCGCCCGAGCGTCATTCTGCGGGGGCCCGAGTCCCTGCAGGTGCGCTGCCTCAGGGCGTGA
- a CDS encoding peptidoglycan-binding protein produces the protein MNRRRLFYGLGVTAILAGTAVVVVVSRNTAMTPEERALAAETQLDLSPQTIASVEADLIAEGFHSGDADGVLEEEARTGLREWQSANGLAATGYLDRASVAELLPLGEAAERQAEIARVEAAEAARQAQQAEAAALEQARRRAEEAERLAAQRLAEARRLAAAQQRSEIERREAEIRAAELEREAELSRLEAERQRAEAERLEAERLAEEERLAEERCAEEERRAEAERREAELLAEAQRLAEAQRQAQARAEAELGPSSLLMMFGSALSGTTGRLNWHPNENWVRWTGLIFSGSRVTGIDLANQGLSGTIPTMVARLQDLDFIRLSDNYLTGVVPRELAALPALEVLYLDGNQLSGPIPRELGRLTALEDLFLDDNRLVGPIPPELGSLPRLARLRLSRNGLSGEIPPELAALRNIEALLLNDNELTGEIPPALQRLSDLERLSLSNNRLTGCIPRGLSRFESTINPQRDGVILRTCIVQ, from the coding sequence GTGAACCGGCGCCGTCTCTTCTACGGCCTTGGCGTGACCGCGATCCTGGCCGGGACGGCCGTGGTGGTCGTTGTTTCTCGCAATACGGCCATGACCCCGGAGGAGCGGGCTCTGGCCGCCGAGACGCAGCTCGACCTCTCACCGCAGACGATCGCCTCCGTGGAGGCCGATCTGATCGCCGAGGGCTTCCACTCGGGAGATGCCGACGGCGTGCTGGAGGAAGAGGCTCGCACCGGCCTGCGCGAGTGGCAGTCGGCCAACGGACTGGCTGCGACCGGCTACCTCGATCGGGCCAGCGTGGCGGAGCTCCTTCCCCTGGGCGAGGCCGCCGAACGCCAGGCCGAGATCGCGCGCGTCGAGGCGGCGGAAGCTGCCCGGCAGGCGCAGCAAGCCGAGGCGGCGGCGCTGGAGCAGGCGCGGCGGAGGGCCGAGGAGGCGGAACGGCTGGCCGCGCAACGGCTCGCGGAGGCACGACGGCTCGCCGCAGCCCAGCAGCGTTCCGAAATCGAGCGGCGCGAGGCGGAGATCCGGGCGGCGGAGCTGGAGCGGGAGGCGGAACTCAGCCGCCTGGAGGCCGAGCGCCAGCGGGCCGAAGCGGAACGCCTGGAGGCCGAGCGGCTTGCGGAGGAGGAGCGCCTGGCCGAGGAGCGCTGCGCCGAGGAAGAGCGCCGCGCCGAGGCCGAAAGACGCGAAGCCGAACTGCTGGCCGAGGCCCAGCGCCTGGCGGAAGCCCAGCGGCAGGCTCAGGCGCGGGCGGAAGCGGAGCTCGGTCCCAGCAGCCTGCTCATGATGTTCGGAAGCGCGCTTTCAGGGACGACCGGACGACTCAACTGGCACCCGAACGAGAACTGGGTTCGTTGGACGGGACTCATCTTCTCCGGCAGCCGCGTCACCGGGATCGATCTGGCCAACCAGGGGCTCAGCGGCACGATTCCCACGATGGTCGCCCGTCTGCAGGATCTCGACTTCATCCGCCTCAGCGACAACTACCTGACTGGAGTAGTCCCCCGGGAGCTGGCAGCCCTCCCGGCGCTCGAGGTCCTTTATCTGGACGGCAACCAGCTTTCGGGTCCGATTCCCCGTGAACTCGGGCGGCTCACCGCGCTGGAGGACCTCTTTCTGGACGACAACCGGCTGGTCGGCCCCATCCCTCCGGAACTGGGAAGCCTGCCCAGGCTCGCGCGGTTGCGGCTGTCGCGCAACGGGCTGTCGGGGGAGATCCCCCCCGAGCTGGCGGCTCTGCGCAACATCGAAGCGCTCCTGCTGAACGACAATGAGTTGACCGGGGAGATCCCGCCGGCCCTCCAGCGGCTATCCGACCTCGAGAGGCTGTCGCTCAGCAACAACCGGCTTACCGGCTGTATCCCCAGGGGACTTTCCCGCTTCGAGTCGACCATCAACCCGCAGCGCGACGGCGTCATCCTGAGAACCTGCATCGTGCAATGA
- a CDS encoding carboxypeptidase-like regulatory domain-containing protein — MFSGRAPRAPGCPARWTILLWPALLALTWPHALQAQNDERILLAACIGEPGSGDTHVSGIVTNSVTGSPLTGARIEAVSSGGTVLTETHAQIGGEYRLCKLPSTRGLTLRAIFGTNEGVPVPIPGPGPQFMDLTVPVSDPVTIMGTVLDNATQQPLEGVWVALSGTRFSTVTNAEGKFSFLDVPPGNHVLESNQIGYAFRADSLTFLRHALGLRIALSEQAIPLNPITVTGTRDRNALRDAEIARIGNPFASRFEGITPSEVDEMRPQAVDALYLIEHMIPSIRIVYGRGAPCVERTR, encoded by the coding sequence GTGTTTAGCGGCCGAGCCCCGCGAGCCCCGGGATGTCCAGCCCGCTGGACGATTCTCCTCTGGCCAGCGCTTCTCGCGCTCACCTGGCCCCACGCGCTCCAGGCCCAGAACGACGAGCGCATCCTGCTCGCAGCCTGCATCGGCGAGCCGGGGAGCGGCGACACCCACGTCTCCGGCATCGTTACGAATTCGGTTACCGGATCCCCGCTAACGGGTGCGCGCATCGAGGCGGTGTCGTCCGGCGGCACGGTCCTCACCGAGACGCACGCGCAGATCGGCGGAGAGTACCGCCTGTGCAAGCTGCCGTCCACGAGGGGACTGACGCTGCGCGCCATCTTCGGCACCAACGAAGGTGTACCGGTGCCCATCCCCGGTCCCGGCCCGCAGTTCATGGATTTGACGGTCCCGGTCTCCGACCCGGTCACCATCATGGGCACGGTGCTGGACAACGCCACTCAGCAGCCGCTGGAGGGGGTGTGGGTGGCTCTCTCCGGCACCCGCTTCTCCACCGTCACCAACGCCGAAGGCAAGTTCAGCTTCCTCGATGTCCCGCCCGGGAACCATGTGTTGGAGTCCAACCAGATAGGGTACGCCTTCCGCGCGGACTCGCTCACTTTTCTCCGACACGCGCTCGGACTGCGCATCGCGCTCTCCGAACAGGCAATCCCGCTGAACCCGATCACGGTCACCGGAACGCGCGACCGGAATGCCCTCCGCGACGCGGAGATCGCGCGAATCGGGAATCCCTTCGCCAGCCGGTTCGAGGGGATCACGCCGTCGGAAGTGGATGAAATGCGGCCACAAGCTGTCGATGCCCTTTATCTGATCGAGCATATGATACCGAGCATCAGGATCGTCTACGGGCGAGGGGCGCCTTGCGTGGAGCGGACTCGATGA